One segment of Oreochromis niloticus isolate F11D_XX linkage group LG8, O_niloticus_UMD_NMBU, whole genome shotgun sequence DNA contains the following:
- the znf281b gene encoding zinc finger protein 281b isoform X1, translating into MSIIQDKIGNEFLRNGGMDPNFAPGMLMFSHLPPVTSFTRLASQSVMGELPQEMILKKERDSPPEHQGATAANTGGFLHSMGIKQERPSELDYRMPLYGVGGAQGVNCGGGGAGKSGTDMADMSFGSHHQNHQNMLLHDLSLSNVRTLGEPMSGRQVKEPKESSGRRGRKGNGDGQGGKARRKRSDAAKNMMLDADGACLSPNSKPHICEHCNAAFRSSYHLRRHVLIHTDCTGERPFRCSQCNMSFIQKYLLQRHEKIHSGEKPFSCDQCNMRFIQKYHMERHKRTHSGEKPYRCDTCQQFFSRTDRLLKHKRTCGEAIKKGLDPSMLELSEAELGQGSYSLTQGNSTTSGRRRAKSKNGEGSERKRKKNASAAAASSSGGMARDLGLQDFSMDPSGSDQVMQGRTPKLVFKKAGRKGLDKGLLSLEDGSDGQKLLGQKPGSMDHVEASGLDNMGLLQGPGGNKQGPTTSSNYDDAMQFVKKRRYLHAVNNDFGAGSLHMASQGSSVIQGSLGPEPTLAMLDSSPLELKHDKSGIPDEVLQSLLDHYSHKPEGTHHHDVTFDLSDHPHHVDLQPAAPVTPELEDDSPNGGDKTAVMSEYSKFLLQALERTSHSGPFPSLGATGPFPLLSSSSSPTGPLFSDKHVYTTSPLDCGYPPAVSSPLPIAAPSSTSSSSSSKSHYGMLVGSPSQTGYHLSLESASHQQLTPSQELTEQLEKQHSPGTFNLPPQDLTAPAESSKGQQPKAGGSAPAPTNGSTYPDLSPLNPPKETTYQIENFAQAFGSQFKSGRRTPLSYGSDPGTEVDHRIRTPVSEFSGYTSLLADVSEPVSTGSKTPTSQSFR; encoded by the exons ATGAGTATTATTCAGGACAAGATAGGCAATGAGTTTTTGCGAAACGGAGGCATGGACCCCAATTTTGCACCAGGTATGCTTATGTTCAGCCACTTACCGCCAGTCACCAGCTTTACACGGCTGGCCTCGCAGTCCGTCATGGGCGAGTTGCCCCAGGAGATGATCCTGAAGAAGGAACGTGACTCGCCTCCAGAACACCAGGGCGCCACTGCTGCAAACACAGGGGGCTTCCTTCACAGCATGGGCATTAAGCAGGAGCGGCCAAGTGAGCTGGATTACCGTATGCCCCTCTACGGCGTGGGTGGAGCACAGGGGGTAAACTGTGGTGGAGGGGGCGCGGGGAAGAGTGGTACCGACATGGCAGATATGTCTTTTGGAAGCCACCACCAAAATCACCAGAACATGCTCCTGCATGACCTCAGCCTCAGCAATGTCCGCACCCTTGGAGAACCG ATGTCTGGGAGACAAGTTAAAGAGCCAAAAGAGTCCTCAGGTAGAAGAGGGCGGAAGGGCAATGGAGATGGACAGGGAGGCAAAGCTCGAAGGAAACGCAGTGATGCTGCAAAG AACATGATGCTGGATGCAGATGGAGCCTGCCTATCCCCCAACTCTAAACCACATATCTGTGAGCACTGTAATGCTGCCTTCCGCAGCTCCTACCACTTGCGTAGACACGTGCTCATACACACAG ACTGCACAGGTGAGAGGCCTTTCCGGTGCAGTCAGTGTAACATGAGCTTCATTCAGAAGTACCTGCTCCAGCGGCACGAGAAGATTCACAGTG GGGAAAAACCtttcagctgtgaccagtgtaaCATGCGCTTTATCCAGAAGTACCACATGGAGAGACACAAAAGGACACACAGTGGCGAAAAGCCATATCGCTGCGACACCTGCCAACAA TTTTTCTCAAGAACAGACCGGTTACTGAAGCACAAACGGACTTGTGGAGAAGCCATAAAGAAGGGCCTAGACCCAAGCATGCTGGAGCTCAGCGAAGCAGAGCTAGGCCAGGGCAGCTATTCACTCACTCAGGGAAACTCTACCACCTCCGGACGCAGGAGAGCAAAGTCCAAAAATGGTGAGGGCAGCGAACGCAAGAGAAAGAAGAATGCCTCGGCGGCAGCTGCCTCATCTTCTGGGGGGATGGCCCGTGACTTGGGCCTGCAAGACTTCAGCATGGATCCCTCGGGCTCTGACCAGGTCATGCAGGGACGTACTCCCAAATTGGTGTTTAAAAAGGCTGGCCGTAAGGGACTTGATAAGGGCCTCCTTTCTCTGGAAGATGGTTCTGATGGACAAAAACTGTTGGGTCAGAAGCCTGGCTCCATGGATCATGTGGAGGCTTCTGGCCTAGATAACATGGGTCTGCTTCAGGGACCCGGGGGCAACAAGCAGGGGCCCACCACCAGCAGCAACTATGACGATGCAATGCAGTTTGTGAAAAAGCGGCGCTACCTCCATGCAGTTAACAATGACTTTGGAGCTGGCTCCCTGCACATGGCGTCCCAGGGCAGTAGCGTAATACAGGGCTCCCTGGGACCTGAGCCCACCCTGGCCATGCTAGACTCCTCGCCGCTGGAACTGAAGCACGACAAGTCGGGCATTCCAGATGAGGTACTGCAAAGCCTGCTAGACCATTATAGCCATAAACCAGAGGGAACACACCACCATGATGTGACTTTCGACCTGTCAGACCACCCGCACCATGTAGACCTTCAGCCAGCAGCTCCTGTTACTCCGGAGTTGGAGGATGATTCGCCAAATGGTGGTGACAAAACAGCAGTGATGAGCGAGTACTCAAAGTTCCTCCTGCAGGCTCTGGAACGCACCAGCCATAGCGGACCCTTCCCCAGCCTCGGTGCAACAGGGCCCTTCCCGCTCCTCTCGAGTAGCTCCAGTCCCACAGGGCCCCTGTTTTCTGACAAACACGTGTACACCACATCCCCGCTGGACTGTGGCTACCCGCCTGCTGTCTCCTCCCCGCTGCCCATCGCTGCTCCTTCAtcaacctcctcctcctcctcctcaaaaTCCCACTATGGTATGCTCGTTGGATCCCCCTCCCAGACAGGCTACCACTTAAGCTTGGAATCCGCTAGCCACCAGCAGCTGACTCCATCTCAGGAGCTTACTGAGCAGTTGGAGAAGCAGCACTCACCCGGCACCTTCAACCTACCTCCCCAGGACCTCACTGCCCCAGCAGAGAGCTCCAAGGGGCAGCAACCCAAGGCTGGAGGAAGCGCTCCAGCACCCACAAATGGCTCCACCTACCCAGACCTGTCCCCACTGAACCCCCCGAAAGAAACCACATACCAGATTGAGAACTTCGCCCAAGCCTTTGGCTCCCAATTCAAGTCAGGACGTCGGACCCCTCTGAGCTACGGCAGTGATCCTGGGACAGAGGTCGACCATCGAATACGGACTCCAGTGTCAGAATTCTCAGGGTATACCAGTTTGTTAGCTGACGTCAGTGAGCCAGTGAGTACAGGATCAAAAACCCCGACAAGCCAAAGTTTCAGATAA
- the znf281b gene encoding zinc finger protein 281b isoform X2, protein MSIIQDKIGNEFLRNGGMDPNFAPGMLMFSHLPPVTSFTRLASQSVMGELPQEMILKKERDSPPEHQGATAANTGGFLHSMGIKQERPSELDYRMPLYGVGGAQGVNCGGGGAGKSGTDMADMSFGSHHQNHQNMLLHDLSLSNVRTLGEPMSGRQVKEPKESSGRRGRKGNGDGQGGKARRKRSDAAKNMMLDADGACLSPNSKPHICEHCNAAFRSSYHLRRHVLIHTGERPFRCSQCNMSFIQKYLLQRHEKIHSGEKPFSCDQCNMRFIQKYHMERHKRTHSGEKPYRCDTCQQFFSRTDRLLKHKRTCGEAIKKGLDPSMLELSEAELGQGSYSLTQGNSTTSGRRRAKSKNGEGSERKRKKNASAAAASSSGGMARDLGLQDFSMDPSGSDQVMQGRTPKLVFKKAGRKGLDKGLLSLEDGSDGQKLLGQKPGSMDHVEASGLDNMGLLQGPGGNKQGPTTSSNYDDAMQFVKKRRYLHAVNNDFGAGSLHMASQGSSVIQGSLGPEPTLAMLDSSPLELKHDKSGIPDEVLQSLLDHYSHKPEGTHHHDVTFDLSDHPHHVDLQPAAPVTPELEDDSPNGGDKTAVMSEYSKFLLQALERTSHSGPFPSLGATGPFPLLSSSSSPTGPLFSDKHVYTTSPLDCGYPPAVSSPLPIAAPSSTSSSSSSKSHYGMLVGSPSQTGYHLSLESASHQQLTPSQELTEQLEKQHSPGTFNLPPQDLTAPAESSKGQQPKAGGSAPAPTNGSTYPDLSPLNPPKETTYQIENFAQAFGSQFKSGRRTPLSYGSDPGTEVDHRIRTPVSEFSGYTSLLADVSEPVSTGSKTPTSQSFR, encoded by the exons ATGAGTATTATTCAGGACAAGATAGGCAATGAGTTTTTGCGAAACGGAGGCATGGACCCCAATTTTGCACCAGGTATGCTTATGTTCAGCCACTTACCGCCAGTCACCAGCTTTACACGGCTGGCCTCGCAGTCCGTCATGGGCGAGTTGCCCCAGGAGATGATCCTGAAGAAGGAACGTGACTCGCCTCCAGAACACCAGGGCGCCACTGCTGCAAACACAGGGGGCTTCCTTCACAGCATGGGCATTAAGCAGGAGCGGCCAAGTGAGCTGGATTACCGTATGCCCCTCTACGGCGTGGGTGGAGCACAGGGGGTAAACTGTGGTGGAGGGGGCGCGGGGAAGAGTGGTACCGACATGGCAGATATGTCTTTTGGAAGCCACCACCAAAATCACCAGAACATGCTCCTGCATGACCTCAGCCTCAGCAATGTCCGCACCCTTGGAGAACCG ATGTCTGGGAGACAAGTTAAAGAGCCAAAAGAGTCCTCAGGTAGAAGAGGGCGGAAGGGCAATGGAGATGGACAGGGAGGCAAAGCTCGAAGGAAACGCAGTGATGCTGCAAAG AACATGATGCTGGATGCAGATGGAGCCTGCCTATCCCCCAACTCTAAACCACATATCTGTGAGCACTGTAATGCTGCCTTCCGCAGCTCCTACCACTTGCGTAGACACGTGCTCATACACACAG GTGAGAGGCCTTTCCGGTGCAGTCAGTGTAACATGAGCTTCATTCAGAAGTACCTGCTCCAGCGGCACGAGAAGATTCACAGTG GGGAAAAACCtttcagctgtgaccagtgtaaCATGCGCTTTATCCAGAAGTACCACATGGAGAGACACAAAAGGACACACAGTGGCGAAAAGCCATATCGCTGCGACACCTGCCAACAA TTTTTCTCAAGAACAGACCGGTTACTGAAGCACAAACGGACTTGTGGAGAAGCCATAAAGAAGGGCCTAGACCCAAGCATGCTGGAGCTCAGCGAAGCAGAGCTAGGCCAGGGCAGCTATTCACTCACTCAGGGAAACTCTACCACCTCCGGACGCAGGAGAGCAAAGTCCAAAAATGGTGAGGGCAGCGAACGCAAGAGAAAGAAGAATGCCTCGGCGGCAGCTGCCTCATCTTCTGGGGGGATGGCCCGTGACTTGGGCCTGCAAGACTTCAGCATGGATCCCTCGGGCTCTGACCAGGTCATGCAGGGACGTACTCCCAAATTGGTGTTTAAAAAGGCTGGCCGTAAGGGACTTGATAAGGGCCTCCTTTCTCTGGAAGATGGTTCTGATGGACAAAAACTGTTGGGTCAGAAGCCTGGCTCCATGGATCATGTGGAGGCTTCTGGCCTAGATAACATGGGTCTGCTTCAGGGACCCGGGGGCAACAAGCAGGGGCCCACCACCAGCAGCAACTATGACGATGCAATGCAGTTTGTGAAAAAGCGGCGCTACCTCCATGCAGTTAACAATGACTTTGGAGCTGGCTCCCTGCACATGGCGTCCCAGGGCAGTAGCGTAATACAGGGCTCCCTGGGACCTGAGCCCACCCTGGCCATGCTAGACTCCTCGCCGCTGGAACTGAAGCACGACAAGTCGGGCATTCCAGATGAGGTACTGCAAAGCCTGCTAGACCATTATAGCCATAAACCAGAGGGAACACACCACCATGATGTGACTTTCGACCTGTCAGACCACCCGCACCATGTAGACCTTCAGCCAGCAGCTCCTGTTACTCCGGAGTTGGAGGATGATTCGCCAAATGGTGGTGACAAAACAGCAGTGATGAGCGAGTACTCAAAGTTCCTCCTGCAGGCTCTGGAACGCACCAGCCATAGCGGACCCTTCCCCAGCCTCGGTGCAACAGGGCCCTTCCCGCTCCTCTCGAGTAGCTCCAGTCCCACAGGGCCCCTGTTTTCTGACAAACACGTGTACACCACATCCCCGCTGGACTGTGGCTACCCGCCTGCTGTCTCCTCCCCGCTGCCCATCGCTGCTCCTTCAtcaacctcctcctcctcctcctcaaaaTCCCACTATGGTATGCTCGTTGGATCCCCCTCCCAGACAGGCTACCACTTAAGCTTGGAATCCGCTAGCCACCAGCAGCTGACTCCATCTCAGGAGCTTACTGAGCAGTTGGAGAAGCAGCACTCACCCGGCACCTTCAACCTACCTCCCCAGGACCTCACTGCCCCAGCAGAGAGCTCCAAGGGGCAGCAACCCAAGGCTGGAGGAAGCGCTCCAGCACCCACAAATGGCTCCACCTACCCAGACCTGTCCCCACTGAACCCCCCGAAAGAAACCACATACCAGATTGAGAACTTCGCCCAAGCCTTTGGCTCCCAATTCAAGTCAGGACGTCGGACCCCTCTGAGCTACGGCAGTGATCCTGGGACAGAGGTCGACCATCGAATACGGACTCCAGTGTCAGAATTCTCAGGGTATACCAGTTTGTTAGCTGACGTCAGTGAGCCAGTGAGTACAGGATCAAAAACCCCGACAAGCCAAAGTTTCAGATAA